Proteins co-encoded in one Malus domestica chromosome 09, GDT2T_hap1 genomic window:
- the LOC103443383 gene encoding U-box domain-containing protein 35 isoform X1 has protein sequence MWNAKKANGAKKEAGGNGLVAVAIDNQKGSQNALRWAAEHVLTRGQTVILLHVQKTSSVCPLAGNNAVVCNINNPSQSPRKQQLEKMAKDLFVTFHCYCTRKDINCLDIILEDSDIPKALTEYASYAAIETLVLGAPSKHGFIRFKSSSIPSSVSKGAPDFCTIYVISKGKINSERHASRPAPHSSPLLAQIEALNQQSAKAAETPKQNMYLKAARPSFKPRNLQDEAARYAYARGGGFSNGMIGGGFSESESDISFISSDRASTDRASSVMYDYMDRGRLSTSSDQSFGSMRLGPKFAELNFQQDLSSVSHESSRTSSSWSSQNLDEVESEMRRLKLELKQTMDMYSTACREAITAKQKEMKLHSWRVEEEQKLEEARLGQEAALAVAEKEKARCKAAMEAADAAKRIAEFESNKRVNTESKALREAEDMRKLLSNLAHTDDKYRRYSIEEIEEATEHFLPSRKVGEGGYGPVYKCYLNHTLVAVKVLRPDAAQGRSQFQKEIDILSCIRHPNMVLLLGACPEYGILAYEYMANGSLDDCLSRKGNTPALSWQLRFRIAAEIATGLLFLHQTKPEPLVHRDLKPGNILLDHNYVSKISDVGLARLVPAVAENMTQCLMTATAGTFCYIDPEYQQTGMLGVKSDVYSLGIMLLQLVTNRPPMGLAHHVECAIENGTFVEMLDPSVPDWPYEEALSFAKLAVQCAELRRKDRPDLGTVILPELNKLRELADEKMNHKILGGNDGPSPYHSHVADQQEVISDPQLKNSETSKSQSSTSSQSENQAEEAGTTA, from the exons ATGTGGAATGCGAAAAAAGCAAATGGAGCAAAGAAGGAAGCAGGAGGAAATGGATTGGTGGCAGTTGCCATAGACAATCAGAAAGGGAGCCAAAATGCACTCAGATGGGCTGCTGAACATGTTCTCACCAGGGGCCAAACTGTCATTCTACTACATGTTCAGAAGACATCATCAGTTTGCCcct TGGCTGGAAACAATGCTGTTGTATGCAATATAAACAATCCGTCTCAATCCCCGCGCAAACAGCAACTCGAAAAGATGGCCAAGGATCTGTTCGTTACCTTCCATTGCTATTGTACTCGTAAGGAT ATAAACTGCCTTGATATCATACTTGAAGACTCAGATATACCAAAAGCACTAACAGAGTATGCTTCCTATGCTGCAATTGAGACTTTGGTTCTGGGAGCTCCATCAAAGCATGGATTTATAAG ATTCAAGTCATCAAGTATTCCAAGCAGTGTATCAAAAGGGGCACCTGATTTCTGCACCATATATGTCATCTCCAAAGGGAAAATCAATTCAGAGCGACATGCTTCTCGTCCAGCACCTCACAGTTCTCCGCTACTTGCCCAAATAGAGGCATTAAATCAGCAAAGTGCTAAAGCAGCTGAAACACCTAAACAAAATATGTACTTGAAAG CAGCCAGACCATCGTTCAAGCCTCGCAACCTGCAAGATGAAGCAGCCAG ATACGCATATGCAAGAGGAGGAGGTTTTAGTAATGGAATGATTGGTGGAGGGTTCTCAGAATCGGAAAGTGACATATCATTTATAAGCTCTGACAGGGCGAGCACTGACCGAGCGTCATCTGTGATGTATGACTATATGGACCGAGGGCGGCTATCTACCAGCTCAGACCAAAGCTTTGGATCAATGCGCCTAGGACCTAAGTTTGCGGAACTCAATTTTCAGCAAGATCTCTCATCAGTTTCACATGAAAGCAGCCGAACATCATCATCATGGTCATCACAGAACCTG GATGAAGTAGAATCGGAGATGAGGAGGCTAAAGCTAGAGCTGAAGCAAACAATGGACATGTACAGTACGGCATGCAGAGAAGCAATTACAGCTAAACAGAAA GAAATGAAGTTGCACAGCTGGAGGGTTGAAGAGGAACAAAAACTAGAGGAGGCACGACTGGGTCAAGAAGCAGCACTGGCAGTTGCAGAGAAAGAAAAAGCTAGGTGCAAGGCAGCCATGGAAGCAGCTGATGCAGCTAAAAGAATTGCAGAATTTGAGTCAAATAAACGGGTAAACACAGAAAGTAAGGCTCTTAGAGAAGCAGAGGACATGAGGAAGCTATTGTCAAATCTAGCCCACACTGATGACAAGTATAGGAGGTATTCCATTGAGgagattgaagaagcaacagaaCACTTTTTGCCATCTCGAAAAGTTGGGGAAGGAGGTTATGGTCCTGTCTATAAGTGCTATCTTAATCACACGCTGGTTGCAGTCAAGGTCTTGCGCCCGGATGCTGCTCAAGGAAGGTCACAGTTTCAGAAAGAG ATCGACATACTCAGCTGCATTCGACATCCCAACATGGTGCTGCTTCTAGGAGCCTGCCCGGAATACGGCATTCTAGCCTATGAATACATGGCGAATGGAAGCTTAGACGACTGTCTCTCAAGAAAAGGGAACACTCCAGCTTTGTCTTGGCAACTTAGGTTCCGCATTGCAGCTGAGATTGCCACAGGCCTACTCTTTCTTCACCAGACGAAGCCGGAGCCCTTGGTGCACCGTGACCTCAAGCCAGGCAACATTTTGCTAGATCACAACTATGTGAGCAAGATTAGTGATGTCGGATTGGCCAGACTTGTCCCAGCTGTTGCTGAAAACATGACGCAGTGCCTCATGACAGCAACAGCCGGAACATTCTGCTATATTGATCCTGAGTATCAGCAGACAGGTATGCTTGGTGTAAAATCTGATGTATACTCCTTAGGCATTATGCTTCTTCAATTGGTAACAAACAGACCACCTATGGGGTTGGCTCACCATGTCGAATGTGCAATTGAAAATGGCACATTCGTGGAGATGCTGGACCCATCTGTGCCTGATTGGCCATATGAAGAAGCCTTGAGCTTTGCAAAGCTAGCAGTCCAATGTGCAGAACTTAGACGGAAGGACAGGCCGGATCTTGGCACTGTGATACTGCCAGAACTAAATAAACTGAGAGAACTTGCTGACGAAAAGATGAACCACAAGATATTAGGAGGCAATGATGGCCCTTCTCCTTATCATAGTCATGTTGCCGATCAACAA GAAGTAATAAGCGATCCACAGCTCAAGAATTCGGAAACCTCAAAGAGCCAGTCGAGCACATCTTCACAATCAGAAAATCAAGCAGAAGAAGCAG GGACAACTGCATAA
- the LOC103443383 gene encoding U-box domain-containing protein 35 isoform X3: protein MWNAKKANGAKKEAGGNGLVAVAIDNQKGSQNALRWAAEHVLTRGQTVILLHVQKTSSVCPLAGNNAVVCNINNPSQSPRKQQLEKMAKDLFVTFHCYCTRKDINCLDIILEDSDIPKALTEYASYAAIETLVLGAPSKHGFIRFKSSSIPSSVSKGAPDFCTIYVISKGKINSERHASRPAPHSSPLLAQIEALNQQSAKAAETPKQNMYLKARPSFKPRNLQDEAARYAYARGGGFSNGMIGGGFSESESDISFISSDRASTDRASSVMYDYMDRGRLSTSSDQSFGSMRLGPKFAELNFQQDLSSVSHESSRTSSSWSSQNLDEVESEMRRLKLELKQTMDMYSTACREAITAKQKEMKLHSWRVEEEQKLEEARLGQEAALAVAEKEKARCKAAMEAADAAKRIAEFESNKRVNTESKALREAEDMRKLLSNLAHTDDKYRRYSIEEIEEATEHFLPSRKVGEGGYGPVYKCYLNHTLVAVKVLRPDAAQGRSQFQKEIDILSCIRHPNMVLLLGACPEYGILAYEYMANGSLDDCLSRKGNTPALSWQLRFRIAAEIATGLLFLHQTKPEPLVHRDLKPGNILLDHNYVSKISDVGLARLVPAVAENMTQCLMTATAGTFCYIDPEYQQTGMLGVKSDVYSLGIMLLQLVTNRPPMGLAHHVECAIENGTFVEMLDPSVPDWPYEEALSFAKLAVQCAELRRKDRPDLGTVILPELNKLRELADEKMNHKILGGNDGPSPYHSHVADQQEVISDPQLKNSETSKSQSSTSSQSENQAEEAGTTA, encoded by the exons ATGTGGAATGCGAAAAAAGCAAATGGAGCAAAGAAGGAAGCAGGAGGAAATGGATTGGTGGCAGTTGCCATAGACAATCAGAAAGGGAGCCAAAATGCACTCAGATGGGCTGCTGAACATGTTCTCACCAGGGGCCAAACTGTCATTCTACTACATGTTCAGAAGACATCATCAGTTTGCCcct TGGCTGGAAACAATGCTGTTGTATGCAATATAAACAATCCGTCTCAATCCCCGCGCAAACAGCAACTCGAAAAGATGGCCAAGGATCTGTTCGTTACCTTCCATTGCTATTGTACTCGTAAGGAT ATAAACTGCCTTGATATCATACTTGAAGACTCAGATATACCAAAAGCACTAACAGAGTATGCTTCCTATGCTGCAATTGAGACTTTGGTTCTGGGAGCTCCATCAAAGCATGGATTTATAAG ATTCAAGTCATCAAGTATTCCAAGCAGTGTATCAAAAGGGGCACCTGATTTCTGCACCATATATGTCATCTCCAAAGGGAAAATCAATTCAGAGCGACATGCTTCTCGTCCAGCACCTCACAGTTCTCCGCTACTTGCCCAAATAGAGGCATTAAATCAGCAAAGTGCTAAAGCAGCTGAAACACCTAAACAAAATATGTACTTGAAAG CCAGACCATCGTTCAAGCCTCGCAACCTGCAAGATGAAGCAGCCAG ATACGCATATGCAAGAGGAGGAGGTTTTAGTAATGGAATGATTGGTGGAGGGTTCTCAGAATCGGAAAGTGACATATCATTTATAAGCTCTGACAGGGCGAGCACTGACCGAGCGTCATCTGTGATGTATGACTATATGGACCGAGGGCGGCTATCTACCAGCTCAGACCAAAGCTTTGGATCAATGCGCCTAGGACCTAAGTTTGCGGAACTCAATTTTCAGCAAGATCTCTCATCAGTTTCACATGAAAGCAGCCGAACATCATCATCATGGTCATCACAGAACCTG GATGAAGTAGAATCGGAGATGAGGAGGCTAAAGCTAGAGCTGAAGCAAACAATGGACATGTACAGTACGGCATGCAGAGAAGCAATTACAGCTAAACAGAAA GAAATGAAGTTGCACAGCTGGAGGGTTGAAGAGGAACAAAAACTAGAGGAGGCACGACTGGGTCAAGAAGCAGCACTGGCAGTTGCAGAGAAAGAAAAAGCTAGGTGCAAGGCAGCCATGGAAGCAGCTGATGCAGCTAAAAGAATTGCAGAATTTGAGTCAAATAAACGGGTAAACACAGAAAGTAAGGCTCTTAGAGAAGCAGAGGACATGAGGAAGCTATTGTCAAATCTAGCCCACACTGATGACAAGTATAGGAGGTATTCCATTGAGgagattgaagaagcaacagaaCACTTTTTGCCATCTCGAAAAGTTGGGGAAGGAGGTTATGGTCCTGTCTATAAGTGCTATCTTAATCACACGCTGGTTGCAGTCAAGGTCTTGCGCCCGGATGCTGCTCAAGGAAGGTCACAGTTTCAGAAAGAG ATCGACATACTCAGCTGCATTCGACATCCCAACATGGTGCTGCTTCTAGGAGCCTGCCCGGAATACGGCATTCTAGCCTATGAATACATGGCGAATGGAAGCTTAGACGACTGTCTCTCAAGAAAAGGGAACACTCCAGCTTTGTCTTGGCAACTTAGGTTCCGCATTGCAGCTGAGATTGCCACAGGCCTACTCTTTCTTCACCAGACGAAGCCGGAGCCCTTGGTGCACCGTGACCTCAAGCCAGGCAACATTTTGCTAGATCACAACTATGTGAGCAAGATTAGTGATGTCGGATTGGCCAGACTTGTCCCAGCTGTTGCTGAAAACATGACGCAGTGCCTCATGACAGCAACAGCCGGAACATTCTGCTATATTGATCCTGAGTATCAGCAGACAGGTATGCTTGGTGTAAAATCTGATGTATACTCCTTAGGCATTATGCTTCTTCAATTGGTAACAAACAGACCACCTATGGGGTTGGCTCACCATGTCGAATGTGCAATTGAAAATGGCACATTCGTGGAGATGCTGGACCCATCTGTGCCTGATTGGCCATATGAAGAAGCCTTGAGCTTTGCAAAGCTAGCAGTCCAATGTGCAGAACTTAGACGGAAGGACAGGCCGGATCTTGGCACTGTGATACTGCCAGAACTAAATAAACTGAGAGAACTTGCTGACGAAAAGATGAACCACAAGATATTAGGAGGCAATGATGGCCCTTCTCCTTATCATAGTCATGTTGCCGATCAACAA GAAGTAATAAGCGATCCACAGCTCAAGAATTCGGAAACCTCAAAGAGCCAGTCGAGCACATCTTCACAATCAGAAAATCAAGCAGAAGAAGCAG GGACAACTGCATAA
- the LOC103443383 gene encoding U-box domain-containing protein 35 isoform X2: MWNAKKANGAKKEAGGNGLVAVAIDNQKGSQNALRWAAEHVLTRGQTVILLHVQKTSSVCPLAGNNAVVCNINNPSQSPRKQQLEKMAKDLFVTFHCYCTRKDINCLDIILEDSDIPKALTEYASYAAIETLVLGAPSKHGFIRFKSSSIPSSVSKGAPDFCTIYVISKGKINSERHASRPAPHSSPLLAQIEALNQQSAKAAETPKQNMYLKAARPSFKPRNLQDEAARYAYARGGGFSNGMIGGGFSESESDISFISSDRASTDRASSVMYDYMDRGRLSTSSDQSFGSMRLGPKFAELNFQQDLSSVSHESSRTSSSWSSQNLDEVESEMRRLKLELKQTMDMYSTACREAITAKQKEMKLHSWRVEEEQKLEEARLGQEAALAVAEKEKARCKAAMEAADAAKRIAEFESNKRVNTESKALREAEDMRKLLSNLAHTDDKYRRYSIEEIEEATEHFLPSRKVGEGGYGPVYKCYLNHTLVAVKVLRPDAAQGRSQFQKEIDILSCIRHPNMVLLLGACPEYGILAYEYMANGSLDDCLSRKGNTPALSWQLRFRIAAEIATGLLFLHQTKPEPLVHRDLKPGNILLDHNYVSKISDVGLARLVPAVAENMTQCLMTATAGTFCYIDPEYQQTGMLGVKSDVYSLGIMLLQLVTNRPPMGLAHHVECAIENGTFVEMLDPSVPDWPYEEALSFAKLAVQCAELRRKDRPDLGTVILPELNKLRELADEKMNHKILGGNDGPSPYHSHVADQQEVISDPQLKNSETSKSQSSTSSQSENQAEEADIKW; this comes from the exons ATGTGGAATGCGAAAAAAGCAAATGGAGCAAAGAAGGAAGCAGGAGGAAATGGATTGGTGGCAGTTGCCATAGACAATCAGAAAGGGAGCCAAAATGCACTCAGATGGGCTGCTGAACATGTTCTCACCAGGGGCCAAACTGTCATTCTACTACATGTTCAGAAGACATCATCAGTTTGCCcct TGGCTGGAAACAATGCTGTTGTATGCAATATAAACAATCCGTCTCAATCCCCGCGCAAACAGCAACTCGAAAAGATGGCCAAGGATCTGTTCGTTACCTTCCATTGCTATTGTACTCGTAAGGAT ATAAACTGCCTTGATATCATACTTGAAGACTCAGATATACCAAAAGCACTAACAGAGTATGCTTCCTATGCTGCAATTGAGACTTTGGTTCTGGGAGCTCCATCAAAGCATGGATTTATAAG ATTCAAGTCATCAAGTATTCCAAGCAGTGTATCAAAAGGGGCACCTGATTTCTGCACCATATATGTCATCTCCAAAGGGAAAATCAATTCAGAGCGACATGCTTCTCGTCCAGCACCTCACAGTTCTCCGCTACTTGCCCAAATAGAGGCATTAAATCAGCAAAGTGCTAAAGCAGCTGAAACACCTAAACAAAATATGTACTTGAAAG CAGCCAGACCATCGTTCAAGCCTCGCAACCTGCAAGATGAAGCAGCCAG ATACGCATATGCAAGAGGAGGAGGTTTTAGTAATGGAATGATTGGTGGAGGGTTCTCAGAATCGGAAAGTGACATATCATTTATAAGCTCTGACAGGGCGAGCACTGACCGAGCGTCATCTGTGATGTATGACTATATGGACCGAGGGCGGCTATCTACCAGCTCAGACCAAAGCTTTGGATCAATGCGCCTAGGACCTAAGTTTGCGGAACTCAATTTTCAGCAAGATCTCTCATCAGTTTCACATGAAAGCAGCCGAACATCATCATCATGGTCATCACAGAACCTG GATGAAGTAGAATCGGAGATGAGGAGGCTAAAGCTAGAGCTGAAGCAAACAATGGACATGTACAGTACGGCATGCAGAGAAGCAATTACAGCTAAACAGAAA GAAATGAAGTTGCACAGCTGGAGGGTTGAAGAGGAACAAAAACTAGAGGAGGCACGACTGGGTCAAGAAGCAGCACTGGCAGTTGCAGAGAAAGAAAAAGCTAGGTGCAAGGCAGCCATGGAAGCAGCTGATGCAGCTAAAAGAATTGCAGAATTTGAGTCAAATAAACGGGTAAACACAGAAAGTAAGGCTCTTAGAGAAGCAGAGGACATGAGGAAGCTATTGTCAAATCTAGCCCACACTGATGACAAGTATAGGAGGTATTCCATTGAGgagattgaagaagcaacagaaCACTTTTTGCCATCTCGAAAAGTTGGGGAAGGAGGTTATGGTCCTGTCTATAAGTGCTATCTTAATCACACGCTGGTTGCAGTCAAGGTCTTGCGCCCGGATGCTGCTCAAGGAAGGTCACAGTTTCAGAAAGAG ATCGACATACTCAGCTGCATTCGACATCCCAACATGGTGCTGCTTCTAGGAGCCTGCCCGGAATACGGCATTCTAGCCTATGAATACATGGCGAATGGAAGCTTAGACGACTGTCTCTCAAGAAAAGGGAACACTCCAGCTTTGTCTTGGCAACTTAGGTTCCGCATTGCAGCTGAGATTGCCACAGGCCTACTCTTTCTTCACCAGACGAAGCCGGAGCCCTTGGTGCACCGTGACCTCAAGCCAGGCAACATTTTGCTAGATCACAACTATGTGAGCAAGATTAGTGATGTCGGATTGGCCAGACTTGTCCCAGCTGTTGCTGAAAACATGACGCAGTGCCTCATGACAGCAACAGCCGGAACATTCTGCTATATTGATCCTGAGTATCAGCAGACAGGTATGCTTGGTGTAAAATCTGATGTATACTCCTTAGGCATTATGCTTCTTCAATTGGTAACAAACAGACCACCTATGGGGTTGGCTCACCATGTCGAATGTGCAATTGAAAATGGCACATTCGTGGAGATGCTGGACCCATCTGTGCCTGATTGGCCATATGAAGAAGCCTTGAGCTTTGCAAAGCTAGCAGTCCAATGTGCAGAACTTAGACGGAAGGACAGGCCGGATCTTGGCACTGTGATACTGCCAGAACTAAATAAACTGAGAGAACTTGCTGACGAAAAGATGAACCACAAGATATTAGGAGGCAATGATGGCCCTTCTCCTTATCATAGTCATGTTGCCGATCAACAA GAAGTAATAAGCGATCCACAGCTCAAGAATTCGGAAACCTCAAAGAGCCAGTCGAGCACATCTTCACAATCAGAAAATCAAGCAGAAGAAGCAG ACATCAAATGGTGA